From the genome of Pseudomonas putida:
GGACGACCGGCGTGGCTTGTTTGCTGATCAGGACCGGACGCATCCGGTCGAAAGGCCGCGCAGTATACCGTAAGGCGGTGGGTTTAAGGCACCCCGGCGACCAACTGTCGCCCCTTATTTTTCGGGGCTTTGGCTGACTTTTGGGTCAACCGTCGCCGCACCCTCGAGCTTGCGCCACAACAGCCGCACGTTGGCCTTGCGCACCAGGGCGCAGCGGTACAGGCGGATTTCCAGCGGCACGTGCCATTGGCTGCCGCCACAGATGACCAGCTCGCCGCGTTCCAGCTCGCCGCGCATCGACAGGCGTGGCACCCAGGCGATGCCCATGCCCTCCAGCGCCATGCTCTTGAGGCTGTCGGCCATGGCGGTTTCGTACACCGTGGTATAGCGCAGATTGCGCTGGCGCAGCAGCAGGCTGACCGAGCGGCCGAGGAAGGCGCCCGCACTGTAGGCCAGCAACGGCACACTGGCGTCGCCTTCGAGGTCGAACATCGGCTTGCCATCGGCGCCCACGGCGCACACCGGCAGCATCTCGGTGGTGCCCATGTGCAGCGACGGGAAGATCTCGGCATCCATCTGCAAGGCCGCGTCCGGGTCGTAGAAGGCCAGCATCAGGTCGCAGCCACCCTCGCGCAATGCATGCACGGCATCCCCTACGTTAGTCGCAACCAGGCGTGTGGCGATGTTCAGCCCATCGTTGCGAAGTTGGGCTACCCAACGGGGGAAAAAGCCCGACGCCAGGGAGTGCGCGGCCGCGACCTGGATCACTTCGCCCTGCCCGCCTTCAAGATGATGCAAATGTCGGAGAACTTCGCTCAACTGGTCGACAACGGTGCGCGCAGTGACGAGAAAAAGCTGTCCGGCTTCGGTCAGCTCGATCGGCGTGCGCGAACGGTTCACCAGTTGCAGCCCCAGTGCCGCCTCGAGGCTGCGAATGCGCCGGCTGAAGGCGGGTTGGGTGACGAAACGACGCTCAGCGGCTTGGGAAAAACTGCGCGTGGCGGCGAGCGCGCTGAAGTCTTCGAGCCACTTGCTTTCAAGGTTCATGAAGCGGATCTCCCGGCATGCACCAAAATGGAACACGCTCGAATGTCAATTGGCGTCACATGGTTCATTATGCCGTTTGTGCATAGGTTAGCGTGCAACAGCATTGGCCGCAAAATCTCCTTCAGGCCTAGGAT
Proteins encoded in this window:
- a CDS encoding LysR substrate-binding domain-containing protein; protein product: MNLESKWLEDFSALAATRSFSQAAERRFVTQPAFSRRIRSLEAALGLQLVNRSRTPIELTEAGQLFLVTARTVVDQLSEVLRHLHHLEGGQGEVIQVAAAHSLASGFFPRWVAQLRNDGLNIATRLVATNVGDAVHALREGGCDLMLAFYDPDAALQMDAEIFPSLHMGTTEMLPVCAVGADGKPMFDLEGDASVPLLAYSAGAFLGRSVSLLLRQRNLRYTTVYETAMADSLKSMALEGMGIAWVPRLSMRGELERGELVICGGSQWHVPLEIRLYRCALVRKANVRLLWRKLEGAATVDPKVSQSPEK